A window of Candidatus Omnitrophota bacterium contains these coding sequences:
- a CDS encoding MFS transporter: MEEAASQPKHRVTAREDRVPLFQKAIYSIGGFVNSFQAAALGAMVIVLNLGLGVNPALVGLVGFIPRIFDAITDPITGYISDNIRTPWGRRKPIIFLGAISGGLFYALMFQLHQGHSEMYYFWYFLLFQILFFLGFTCFSIPWIALGYEMTPDYHERTRLQGASNFVAQFAWVVAPWLFKIMQNKNMFQDLTHGARVLAIVIGIFIAIGGMLPAIFNKERFANLPKPKRGKGPWNVTKHFFSGFSDTFKCGPFVKLCAATFLIFNGFMLASAFSAYVIFFYVYGGDYSKGGTLLGWFGSFSSICTFCVILIATKLSTMIGKKKAILITLSLSIIGYALKWIGYNPQHPYLLLIAAPFIAFGLGSLFTLVSSMVADVCDLDECNTNTRREGMYSAVYWWMVKLGLAVSSLISGFLINASGFNIALGANQTARALLYMRLFDIGIPIVTTLIAIFILATFPLSEHHAYENRRHLERRREERRKEEAQEALRLAEERRKGERRKE; encoded by the coding sequence ATGGAAGAAGCAGCCAGCCAACCGAAACACCGCGTAACGGCGCGCGAAGACCGCGTTCCTCTTTTTCAAAAAGCCATATACAGCATAGGAGGGTTCGTCAACAGTTTTCAGGCCGCCGCTCTTGGGGCGATGGTCATTGTTTTGAATCTCGGATTAGGGGTAAATCCGGCTTTAGTCGGCCTTGTGGGTTTTATCCCGCGTATTTTTGACGCCATAACAGATCCTATTACCGGCTACATTTCGGATAACATCCGCACACCCTGGGGCCGCCGCAAGCCCATTATATTCCTTGGGGCTATTTCCGGCGGGCTTTTCTACGCGTTGATGTTCCAGCTTCATCAGGGGCACAGCGAAATGTACTATTTCTGGTATTTCTTATTGTTTCAGATCCTCTTTTTCCTCGGATTTACCTGTTTTTCCATTCCCTGGATCGCGCTGGGTTATGAAATGACGCCCGATTATCATGAACGCACGCGCCTGCAGGGAGCCAGCAATTTCGTCGCCCAATTTGCCTGGGTGGTCGCCCCCTGGTTGTTCAAGATCATGCAAAACAAGAATATGTTCCAGGATTTAACCCATGGCGCGCGCGTCCTGGCGATAGTGATCGGTATCTTTATCGCCATTGGCGGCATGCTCCCGGCTATTTTCAACAAAGAGCGTTTCGCGAATTTGCCGAAACCCAAAAGAGGGAAGGGCCCCTGGAATGTTACCAAGCATTTCTTCAGCGGTTTCTCGGACACCTTTAAATGCGGCCCATTTGTAAAACTTTGCGCGGCTACATTCCTGATCTTTAACGGATTCATGCTCGCCTCCGCATTTTCGGCCTATGTTATTTTCTTCTATGTGTATGGCGGCGATTATTCCAAGGGCGGCACGCTTTTGGGCTGGTTCGGATCGTTCAGTTCCATCTGCACCTTCTGTGTTATCCTCATAGCGACGAAGCTCTCTACCATGATCGGAAAGAAAAAAGCCATTCTGATCACTCTTTCCCTTTCGATCATCGGCTACGCCTTGAAATGGATAGGATATAACCCCCAGCATCCGTATTTGCTGCTCATCGCCGCTCCGTTCATAGCATTCGGCCTGGGCTCGCTGTTTACTCTGGTGAGCTCAATGGTCGCCGATGTGTGCGACCTTGATGAGTGCAATACCAATACCCGTAGAGAGGGGATGTACAGCGCGGTGTACTGGTGGATGGTGAAACTGGGGCTGGCGGTTTCATCGCTTATTTCCGGGTTCCTGATAAATGCCAGCGGTTTCAATATCGCGTTAGGGGCCAACCAGACAGCCCGGGCGTTATTGTATATGAGGCTTTTTGATATCGGTATTCCCATCGTGACCACGCTGATCGCCATTTTCATACTCGCGACATTCCCCCTCTCCGAGCATCACGCGTATGAGAATCGCCGGCATCTGGAGAGGCGCAGGGAGGAAAGGCGAAAAGAAGAGGCGCAGGAAGCGCTGAGGCTGGCAGAGGAAAGGCGAAAAGGGGAGAGAAGGAAAGAATAA
- a CDS encoding extracellular solute-binding protein yields the protein MRRCKTGIFLSILALAAVFCSWGCSVKKQEGRSLTVWHWMTDRKPVFEELAKRYEAQTGIKVAFELYAPSDAYSQKVRAAAQGVNLPDIFGILGEKRDFASFIKAGHILELTPYMDENNASWRNGFYEKALEVNEFRYGNAYGVAAGIYGVPIDIMTIQMVYNRKLLKELGVKPPDTFQEFLNIGAKLSSSGFKDKGVQGFVSGWVEVWMIDCFANNYALNIMGKDKVLATIRGEVPYTDPDWLKVFALFKEMRDSGILATGIVTMVNKTAEQLFATEKAVSAFNGSWCVNVYKSMNPVLDYAAMLPPVVSDQHPMAVWGGAGSSFMVNARSRNKEEAVKFLRWLTDDQQQAYLSGATNNLPANRQSASKMPEINAMFARGMDQAAHPAAWDVSEFSMVIEARSKGIQAIILGRKTPEQAAAETQAVKEREMARERK from the coding sequence ATGCGAAGATGTAAAACAGGGATTTTTTTGTCTATTTTAGCGTTGGCGGCCGTTTTTTGTTCCTGGGGCTGCTCTGTTAAGAAGCAGGAAGGCAGATCCCTGACGGTCTGGCACTGGATGACCGACAGGAAGCCGGTGTTTGAGGAGCTGGCAAAGAGATATGAGGCGCAGACGGGCATCAAAGTGGCATTTGAATTATACGCCCCCTCAGACGCGTATTCCCAGAAGGTGCGCGCCGCGGCGCAAGGGGTAAACCTTCCCGATATATTCGGGATATTAGGCGAAAAGAGAGATTTCGCCTCTTTTATTAAGGCGGGCCACATTCTTGAGCTTACGCCTTACATGGACGAGAATAACGCCTCCTGGAGAAACGGTTTCTATGAGAAGGCGCTGGAGGTCAACGAATTCAGATACGGCAATGCCTATGGAGTGGCCGCGGGCATCTACGGGGTGCCCATAGACATTATGACTATCCAGATGGTGTATAACAGGAAGCTGCTTAAGGAATTAGGGGTTAAACCTCCCGATACGTTTCAGGAGTTTCTGAATATAGGCGCTAAACTGTCTTCATCCGGGTTTAAAGATAAAGGCGTGCAAGGTTTTGTCTCCGGCTGGGTTGAGGTGTGGATGATCGACTGTTTTGCCAATAATTATGCCCTTAATATTATGGGCAAGGATAAGGTGCTGGCAACGATACGCGGGGAAGTCCCTTATACCGACCCTGATTGGCTCAAGGTGTTCGCGCTTTTCAAGGAGATGCGGGATTCCGGTATTTTGGCTACAGGGATCGTGACTATGGTGAATAAGACCGCTGAGCAGCTTTTTGCCACCGAGAAGGCGGTATCCGCCTTTAACGGCTCATGGTGCGTGAACGTTTATAAAAGTATGAATCCCGTCCTTGATTACGCGGCAATGCTGCCGCCTGTTGTCAGTGATCAGCACCCTATGGCTGTCTGGGGCGGGGCAGGGTCTTCGTTTATGGTCAACGCCCGTTCCAGGAATAAAGAAGAAGCGGTAAAGTTCCTGCGGTGGCTTACCGATGATCAGCAGCAGGCCTATTTATCCGGCGCTACTAACAACCTGCCGGCGAACAGGCAGAGCGCCTCAAAAATGCCCGAGATCAACGCGATGTTTGCCCGGGGCATGGATCAGGCGGCTCATCCCGCCGCCTGGGACGTATCGGAGTTTTCAATGGTGATCGAGGCCCGGAGCAAAGGGATCCAGGCGATCATCTTAGGCAGGAAAACCCCTGAACAGGCAGCGGCCGAAACCCAGGCGGTTAAAGAGCGGGAAATGGCACGCGAGCGGAAATAG
- a CDS encoding PilZ domain-containing protein, whose protein sequence is MRERRRSARWELEAKEAQFCLPGSDERRQCRLEDLSFGGCRIACRDDLPVGSDVEMIVAFPYLEPIVAEAKVVWGRDEVFNKQRGLRFTKLGDLDREKIFLYVRENHRDELARNWWAGIN, encoded by the coding sequence ATGCGGGAAAGAAGAAGGAGCGCGAGGTGGGAGCTCGAGGCGAAGGAAGCGCAATTTTGCCTGCCCGGGTCAGATGAGCGCAGGCAATGCCGCCTCGAGGACTTGAGTTTCGGCGGCTGCCGTATCGCCTGCCGGGATGATCTGCCTGTGGGCAGCGATGTTGAAATGATCGTTGCATTCCCTTATCTTGAACCCATTGTGGCCGAGGCAAAGGTCGTCTGGGGCAGGGATGAGGTCTTCAACAAGCAGCGGGGCCTGAGGTTTACCAAGTTAGGCGACCTTGACAGGGAGAAGATATTCCTCTATGTGCGGGAAAACCACAGGGATGAGCTGGCCAGGAACTGGTGGGCGGGGATTAATTAA